TGACGGTTTGGTCtgtaaaatcaataatttcCAACAATTAGCAATACAAAGCTGGAagcaaattattttagtttatttagtgTTGTATCACGTCTGTATCCAGTGAGATTCGTACAATCATAACAAATGAGTCCGAtggtttaaaaatgtattataatatcaagATCATTTTTACTTGTGATTTTAGCCGATAGTGCTGATACACTTGCATCGCATTTTatttcaacaattattcatgtctttactaaaaaaaatcttgtttctTTGATATTGGTATTCTCAACACTacataagttttgtttattgatgtaAAAATTCTCCCTCCACCCTCaaatttgttatttctattacatAGTATTTCATCATCTTTCTCTCAACATTTTGTGTCATTTAAACTGTGGGTGGTGGTGTATTCTTGGAAAGGCAGTTGAGCTGAGTGGCTATTCAGCAATTGATGCTTGTAACCtgttaatgattattatttgattatatGAAGATTATTTTGAGCCATTCAATATTATCTGCTTCAGTGAAAAAGTTGCACACCTgtgatttctccataatgttctcaagggtgtgtaaATTCTGCCATTCTGCACTACGCCTGTGTGGTGAGACATGGCCTAATTCTGAGAGATGAACCTTGCCCTGAAGTGggtaatgagatgatgatgatgatgatgatgaaagcttAGTTTCGAAAATAATGAATGTTACTAAACTAAATTAGAAAGatctaaatttttaaacttctttttggatttacttattgttttttttttgtttattacaatATGCCTACCTTATCAATAACAATTGTTCTTATATTACATTCCCaaagataatttaattattattgaatcaCTTGGACAACTCACTTATTTTTACATGATATACCTACTTTACAAGttagaaaacaaaacattatcaGATATCTTTTCAAAAAGCATTTTGTTATGCTTTACAACTCCTGTATTGCAAAGTCCGCACAACACACTTTGCCAGTGTGTCTTTAGGTCATGGTTGCTGGAGTAATTGCAGGCCATTGAGGCTTATCATATAAATGGACACAAAGCAGCATTATGTTTTCTGTACAAGCCATTCATCATGGAAAAATCAATTTTGAAACCAAATAAAAACTTGCCAAGTTGCCTAAATCTCTACTTTCTACTTCCCTTGCTTtaacttatacatataaaaaacaatgcTTATTACTAACCTTCGCTCTTTCAACTATGTTGCAATAGAAGGGGGTTTTTAAGCTTTCaaggaaataaatatgtatattattagtatttattttctttgtgatACATAATGTTTACTGCCAACacatatttatatctaaaaGTTACTGTATTTAAGACTATAGATGTTGttcttaataaaacaaaaatgtttttttagtgcTTATCTCAATAATCAATACCTTTTAAACAAATTGAATCAgctaataaactaaaaatatagtCACTTGGTGCAAACTTTTAGTCGAAAGACAAACtgaacttactttttttttgttttgtttgttacactacaagttagctcttgactgcaattatATCTGTGGTAAGTGAAGGTGCAGTTAAAAATGGTAGCAGACTAATCCGTTATATTGAATCTATACCCCTAAACAGTTTCTAATCAGCATCATCGTGGAGCCTTATTGTTGTTATCGGTATGGTGGTAAATAGCAACAGCAGAAGCTCGAAACAacagaaaaatctgaaattctTAATTTGACAACTTTTTCCGTATGGGTGTTGAACCTGTCGTTGGACCGACAAAACGTCTCTTGAACATCTTGACCTACAGCCTTAATGTAGTTATGCTTCTTACTctcaaataaattttctttatgcCTGTTATCTTCCAATAGCAGATAAAAGctgtatctaaaataaaaatagtaaatattccATTCCTATTCTAAAATACCGTACCGTATTGCTAAACTTTGTCGATGCGATGAGTCCAGGTTGCTGGAAGCGCACAAAGACTCTCCACACAGAAATCCCTATTACCCCTCGCTCGGGCAGCAGGTTGAGATTAGCCGGCAGACAAAATGCGCGTAACCACACACTAAAATTTATCTCACTTTTTCAAATGTGCGTCGTTCATGGAACGAATCACGAAAGTTACGGACGTCTCtagtgttaaatttatttatttatttatactatttatttgcacacaaaaaatacagaagaagaattaaaaaaaaacacagacagaagtagtatacaaaaggtggccttatcgcttagtacgATTACAGACTACAGGTTgtgcatgataaaaaaaaaatacatacctacaaCTGCATGGTAacatacttgaactagattttAGAATTTCGTCATTACATATGTTTCGTCattaccgaatgttaaacaagtaaaaaccattgtacaacttaataatgaggagttggatttggtggatacgacaatctttttaggaataactttagatgctaagcttcaatggggcccacatataaataatttagcgaacagacttagttctgcagcatacgcggtaaaaaagattcgtcatatgacaaacatagaaactgctaggcttgtttattttagttattttcacagcattatgtcctatggcattttattatggggtaatgctgctgatatagattctattttcgtcctgcagaaaagggctgttcgtgcgatatataaaatgggcccaagagagtcattaagggatacatttaaagaagttaaaataatgacggtgcatagtcagtacatatatgaaaatttaatttatgtccataaaaatatatcaaaatttaaaaagaaaatgcactgtaacaatataaatattagaagcaaaaataaactcgttgtgcagtttactaggctacacaaaattgcaaattcattcaagggcaattgtatattattttataacaaattaccaaatgaaatctttgagttgtctctcaataagttcaaagtttatataaaacgtaagcttacagaaaaatcctattataacattaaggattatttaaacgataaaaaagcttgggtgtgaattgctctagcttcatagcttaatttaaatttactggaagatggtgataacaaaaaaataaatttacccggctaagtttgttgtgggctcttcttagaccagggcgcgtttggaaccctcgtagctttagatttaagttggcgaacgaagttatcaccatcccgttacaattatgtaaacaattatgtatgaacgcttcataagtgcctgtgataggcctacatgaataaagaaattttgaatttgaatttgaattttgaatattatggtaatttcatattttgacaacattattataattagtttttgtttgtttcagaaGTGGTATATTAAAAGCTAATCAATATGGTGAGAGGTAAGTTTGCgtgtatacaaaaaatttaatatgtttatttatagctaaagtattaatataaagacaataaagtaaTACCTAATTACAGTTGCATAACTTGTCGTTATgggataaaatcaaaatcaaaaaaaaagtgaatttACTTCGAGACCTACTATTTTATAGGCATTTTTCAAGTCTGTCAGTTTTTAGAACCTAAAATACATTAGATTCTTACTATAACTAAAATTGGCGGCATAATAAACAGCCATACACCacttcattttcatcatcacatACCTATCAAAACATTAGGATCGTAACTTGTCCcgaaattaaattgtataacaatacatcatttaatactttattattttttgcaagATGATGCGGATCTACTTCTTAGCCCTATATATCGTAAGTTTAATGGTTTGAGTAAGTGAAAAAATTACCATACGAATTCACAATGTAACCACATATTACattgtataggtatataattacCTACATGTAGAATACTAATCAAACCTGTAGTTCATACCATTTTTTTACCAttagaaaaaaatgatttaccTTTTACCTAGTACGTCGCTAATAAAGCTTGTTGAGTGCATATATGTATCCggttttatttaagtaacaaattaataaataacttttaagctGTAGTGagttaatacttttattttgacttGTAGAGCGGCCTGTTCACTGTTAAGTATGATAAATTTGTTTCATgtaaaattatatctatatttaatttataaaataacaatcgATCGAATCCCTTGCACGCACCTGTAATtcttctaatttatgtgcgtttttagcagttataatatcacttgcttcaacggtgaaggaaaacattgcgaggaaaccagcatgcctcgagttctccataatgttctcaaaagcgtggtggagtccactaatcagCTATGGGCCAACATGGTCGACTACggtctaagcccttctcattgtggaattAGACCCGTGTCCAGTAGTGGCCCAGTAATTTTATCAGATGATCATGAAAATTAACTTATTGTGAATTGTTTATACTGAgtatattctatcatttattatttttcttttttttttttaattattaacaaagcttaaaaataaattaaaaaaacactattaaaaatgtataaaaaaaaacttccaccctccgcttgcggggcttttgaatgcccaagcaaacggtggtcagggctccagagtgaggaacctcctcacaatacgcgccgtttcaaggactactgccttctgtatccgacccttgatccaacaaccaagcgaaagcttaagatgttggtcgaagcttttcgcgagaagacaattgactgaaacgacgatcggaacaacaacggtcgactcaacattccacatagcggtaatctcgtgagcaaggtccaagtatttagatactttttccttttcagctttcttcagattatcgtcatgtggaatagtaatatcaacaattattgcacggcgcactgatcgatcgactagcactatatcaggtctattagctgtaatatacctgtcagtgatgtgtttctcgtcttgatgacttcgtccataattgcacagacaaaaccctcggtttccccaaataggtcaccgaactgatgcgatttgatctacatctGGTCCCGACAGGGCCTTGTATACtgagtgattattattatattttttttctcactaTCACTTAAGGgtcgaaaaataaaaacaagcagAAGGGGCCTGTGTCTGGGGAAGGAGATTCTTCTACTGCAGAAGCGGCGCAATCACAGGCACAAAGTGGCTCTACTATTCAAACACCAGTTGAAACTCCCGAGACGAAAGGCGCTGATAAAGCAGTTGAAAAGGAACCTCCTAAAGTTGAATCGGTGCCTGCACAGCAAAAACAGGAGATAGTTCAGGAGGAAGAAGATGGAGGCCTGGGATTGGGTAAAGGCGGTGGGAAAAAAAGACCACGTAAAAAGAAGTCAATGGCAGCAGCAGCGGCGGCTTCTGCTGGTGCGGCTACAACCCCAACGGCAGTTCCTGCAGATGCTTCAACATCAGCACATCAACCACATGTCCAACAAAGCGACACAATAACAAGACCTGATGAAAAAGTTGCATTTCCACCACCTGGTGTTGGGAGAGCTAGAGGTTCGTGGGCTGCAAGCTCCAGAGCAGCTCAACAAAATCCCCCAGCTTTTGCTCCTCAGCAAGCTGTACAGGCTACTCCGCCGGCCTTTGTACCACAAGCAAGCTCTTCTTCCGGAAGAGGACAAGGCAGAGGTTCCGCTGCCTTCGAGCAAAAAGCACAAGTAGTGGGTGCACCTCCAGGACCCACTCCTAAAGCTTCAGGGTCTAGATTTGAAATACCTGCGAAAATACCTGGTGGTGTTGTTCCTGCTATGAAAACCAGGGTTGTGTGCAATTATTTGGAGATGAAGATACAACCCATAAAAGTGGTAAGTGATTTTTTAcacaatattactatataagttcagtttaaataactattaatttacAAGTAGGTTACGTTATAGTTATTTAAAGTAAAGCAACCCTTTAAAAACGAGATCACTAAAACAACTTGcaaaatttttatacacaactaGCTGATCCGCGCAACTTTGTCGGTTCTAGTTACTActggttttaatatcttaaaaaaaccaagaacctaaCTTCAGCGCCACCTACTGGggccagttttatttccaaactacgCGGCCGGGCGTGTCGCGGCTTTTTTCTTGCTTTGAGCATATTTCTATACCCATCTTAACTTCTAAACGGCCGGGCGGCTCGCGGCTTTTTTCTTGCGTACCTAGAGCATTTCTAAACCTGGCGTAACTTTTTGCCTTTCCTAACACTTAAACTTTATGGTATGCTAAAGTTCAAATTGTcttttaagtattattacgaatgATTTTACGCATTTTTTTTCTTCGTAAGAACCATCCTCCTACAGTAGTttggaatattataaaaaaaagaattagcgAAATCAATTCAGCTGGTCTCGAAGTTTACGCTTTTTACATTTAGcgattctatttattttatagaaatttatataaaattgtataatatttattacttcaagtattttataactttagacctcattgttgtaatgctttataattaaaaatgactCTATAATAAATCAACTTatctatttaagttttattgtacaacaaggctaaaatatagaatattttttttaaacaggaaTACACTTCTTGTTTACATACCTGTCTCTGAAAAACCTAGATACTGGCATCTTCTCTATATACATTCAATGTCAGCGTTCTGACTGCTATGTGTACTATTGTTTCTGGATGATTAAAGAACcccaaaataaaagtattttttagacTTTGGTATCCTTACATAAAACTGAATAGAAACCTAACTGCCATACTTGttccatatttaaaaataaaatgttttaagcaATGTTTATACttgtatttatacatttaaaatgacTTATTTCAATCAACCAAACTGCATTGGAGCAGTAGAGTGATGGTGCTGGCTTCTATGCTCGCTCCTACTGAAAATtgaaatgaatgttttcagAACCGTTATGATGTCTTGATATCACCAGACCGGCCAAAGAAACTACTGCGCAAGGTGTTTACACAAGCAAAGATGCTTAAATTCCCGAAGCATGTTGTAGCATTTGACCAAAGGAAAAATTGCTACTCACTGGTGCCGCTTTGGACGTCGTCCGACGAACGCTGTTCCATAAAAGTAAGTTAAACGTATACCGCGTAAAATACCGCGCATTTCAACTAAGCATAGTTTTTAGGAGATATTAATAAACAGCTCTCTTATCATTTCATACAAAAGTCGCATGATAAaccttaccattatagtaaaaataaatgattttcttAGCAATATTGATGGGTAAAAAACCGCGACTTGttctaagtttaatttatgatttatttgagAAAGAAGTGCTTTTGTCGCGTCGATCCCTGTCATGCCATTCTGCGTATCGCCGTACTATATTTACGCAgaacttcatttttttttattattgcacgTTTTCTGAGTtaactattgttttattttaggtcCAAATTTTGGACGATAATGACGCAAAAATGGATTTTGAAGTTAGCCTGAAAAACACCGGCGTCGTTGATATGGGGACAATCATTAAGTACgtattaaattacttatatcCCGTCTACtttagttaagagatttgtTTATAGCATGTTTATAAAAACCGTTGTCTTTCTCAAGAACCGAAAGTTTGTTAAATGTTGTATGGTAATGTGAACCTAGTGTCACCCATTTGTTTTTCTAGCCACATGAAGACACACGGCACTTCACTAAACTCACCAATGGAAGCAATACAATGTGTAGACGTGATTTTGCAACAAGGAACTTTGGAAAACTACGTTAgagtaagtttatttaatatcattatattGCTTGTATGTAATTTGACAGCTGTCATTggccagtggttaggacttgtaacttcactttcgggcggccgagtttgaatcccagcaagtGCCTCCAATTATTATAAGTagtgtgcgttttaggcaattaaaatatcacttacttcaacgtcgtgaggaaaactgcatgcctgagtttgcataatgatctcaaaggtgtgtggagtccaccaatccacactgggttaGTGTGCCActgccttaaacccttctcattgtgggagaagacccggaGAGGgttggtaataggttgattGGATGATTGGGTGAGATGATTAAATAACACACTTCCTAGTGTAAATCATCAGGTGTCCGTCAATCACTATTCACTActatatgcaaataaaaaaacaaacagactcacAAACGCttacaaaattgtatttaactaattgctttattaaaaaaaaacatttgttgtCTTATTTCAGGCTGGCAGGCAATTTTTCAGACGTCCAAGAAATCCAATCGACTTGAGCTTCGGCTTGGAAATGTGGACCGGCCTCTTCCAATCGGCTGTATTTACTTCTCAGGCTTTCATCAATATTGATGGTGAagtataattgatttaaatatgcGCAGTAATTAGTTCTTCTGCGACTGGCTGTACCTGCCTATACCTGTGTACTGCTGGACTcaaagcctctcccaacggccCTCCCGTTTGACTATAgttaccacgctgggcagacaggttggttGTTTGCAGTAGACGGTAGTTGTAGCTCAGAGGACGCCGCTGCCCGTAATTCAGTAGTCGGGGCGACTACTGAATTACGGGCAGCGGCACCCGCTGGTGATggcagctgtattctgatctgccgtacacttaccacaaggtgagattgcagtcaagtaacttgtagtagaatagaaaaaaaaaaatgtacgttTCTTctatggcagatcagaatacagttgccgtCTTAAACTGCAGTCTAAAAcggtagcgtgctaacctgttagggagtatgctaGTCATACCTAAttggtttgtacgcgacattgcaccggaacactaaatattgcctagcggcacgtctctgtcggtacTGTGggaactagctacggccaaagcctcgcagcagaccagactagagaaaattctgaaattataaatttccaaattgtccaTGCTGGATGGCCTGAATTTTGTGTGGTCTGgtggggcttcggccgtggctagttaccgacttATCGACAAACACATGCAGCCAAACGGTTTAGCGTTCCACCAACGGTTTAGCGTTCGTAGccgcctagaaaccgattagattatttattttttacatgataagaaaaaaaaatctaaattcaaagtttaacagaattacaaaataatattgacgCATGTATATACGTAtgtagtatatttcataatggccataccctgtaaaaatatcattttatgtatcttattctaagtgtttactgaTGACAaccctacgcgacgcgtacctaataaagtgacaatgTATCTAATTTCTTACAGTATCTTACTtcatcttatttttttcttactttacttaaaaaatatggcagtggtttatacaaaaactattagggtttcaatttaatttattattcacagataagtctcagagatagttcataatgtacctctaaagcctgtgaagtattatttaggtTTAAATTTACACATTGTTTATCAATACCATTTAATTGCAGTGGCTCACAAGGGATTTCCACGGCAGCAAAGTCTTGTCGACGCAGTTGTAAACGACTTCCGTTTGAATCCCAAACAACCTTTAGATCGTCAAAGGGGTGTGGAAAtgttcaatcaatttattaaggGGTTGAGAGTAAGTATAATAtagctttattattacaattattcatattatatatttctttgaaaaaaaaagttataaaacatcatgttaatattaacaattaaataGTCATTCGATAGTTTATCACTTTTTTGAACAAATACTCTTCTTGTACaacgaacaaacacactttcgcatttataatatcatcatcaccacaagTCCACTAACACTAATAAGgcaataaataagtaacacctAGTCCCcccaaactttttttaaaataaaatatttttttttcattcacactattattaatttatatttattgaaatttttaaaactattcttaattaaaatttattttctattttttagttcggttttctataaaaaacgtgttttttagttttttttaaactattatttattttctacttcttagtttggtttattcaaaactttagttgatctaatctactattaattccgtgataactctcaagtaactgtaattattttccaaattattaaaGTGTACAGTAAGAGCCCCAATACCGGCTCAGGAATCTATATTATGACGTAACTACCATAACAGTCCCTACGCGGTTGCTGGTGAGTGCCCGATCAGagtgtctctcgaaatgcaaattctaattaatatttaaaacagcccattaaaaagtaacagctaacgcccgctaccatctagtTAGTGTTTTCTTAGTGTAGTTCTATAgtgtagcttaatgttttctgtggaatttgttacgtacgcgaacgccatctgttggaaacgccataggtttttttacataagggtctagggttttttacatttgggtctagatggctctgtagtaattgtaattaataattgataaaaaactaaaaaatcttattttttatactgataattggaataatcttctcagattagtgtattgtcatcggtcctcgatatgtctacaaagtttgaatcaaatctgatcgttcagagtaggacaaaatcgagctcaaaggggtcggttacatacaaacatacatacaggtgaagctaataaaaacgtATTAGTAACGTTTCACCAGTAGAGTTTAATAGGCAACACTTAAGGTATGAGttgtaaaattttgtttgtttctgaGGTTTATCCTTGTTTTGACATTATGTATCGTGTTTAGTGTTATTTTCTGTGATAACAAGATTATAAAGAACTTTATGGACTGTTTGTTACAAAAGTGAACCAAATATGTAAAAGCAAATTCCAtagaatttctattttttttatatgccaAATATCACTTTACGTGTTCCCTAAACATTACGCATCGCCAAATCGGCTTcataactttagatggcgcctaacctCCATCATCCTAAAGCCATCAACTAAGAGTAGATGAAATTTTTCTCTAAGCATCACCTAAATCATTTGCCACCAAATTTAGGCGCTACCTAGAGCTGTAGTGAAAACGGGTGTAAGAGATTCTTAAAGGCCCGAGCTGGATgcgtttacaatattagtaaggatattatCACAATTTTGCCTTTGTAGGTCAAAGCAAACATCGGTGGGACAGGCGTGAAGCAACGCGAATTTATCTGCAATTCGATTGTAGCACCGCCGAACAAGTTGTTTTTCAACCTGACGGATTCCGAAGGGAAGACTACTCGGGAGATCTCGGTATTGAAGTACTTCGAGATTGAGAAGAAATGCAGGTACAAATATTAACGTAGTAtcatcattgttttttttttaattttatttaggcaattatatatcatttgtttcaatggtcaaggaaaacatcgtgaggaaacatgcattcCTGAGAGTGCTCCTgaagggtgtgtgaagtctttACCactctcattttgagaggaggtttgtttatataaattctGTCTAAAAATCAGTTTATCGAAATTCAGTTTTTCCGTTAAACACACTGAAGGTcttttaaaaatcttaattcGAAGTTTCCCAGTGATGATGATATGTTGGCAATTATTATCCTCCCTTTCTTAACTAGCCTtgttcaaataataagtaaataataaaattcatatcATTAATCGcggtaaatatttctttattttatcatttctttattatattctcCAACACTTATCATAACAGAATGCTTAAACTTAATGCTATAGTGTAggtgttaaaaaataatctcaATATCTTTATTCTCTATACTgtgctatttaattatttccgttacaaaaaacatattaaataaatatagaaataatacaGAAATCCTGACTGCCAATTGTGATATTTTCTACCTACGATTACTTATACGATCGAGTCAAagttaactatatatatatatatatatatatatatttcttctggctttacacagataagccaatgtcaggtgtctatatgtttaataaaagttagggaatcttaaaatatcaaaaaaatccGGAGAAATTGACTACCGAaaagggcgggaaacttcgCACATGGCGGGAACGGCCCCCTAAACTCCTCCTTATATCTACCGCAAACCCGCCCCCAAAATGGACTGGTGCTGGtggtggtcagtggcgtgcatagagggtatgcacagggtatgcacagggtatgaacagggtatgAACCGGGTATGAACAAGATATGAacatggtatgcacagggtagatgatataaaataaagaaaatctccagtacgagttataaaaaacttaaggcattttaagagtaatgaaaaggttgcctggaagcaagccgctccgctttcatattacacaagatagaacaaagattgtttaattgtaaaacgatgttggaaaaggaggaggagtttcttgcctgcttcttctcggtagaatctgccttccgaaccggtggcagagtcactacaaacagactgacttgacttttcaaaagtacttatattacctaggcctacttgaaataaatgaattttgatttttttattcaatatagcACGATCACGCAAACtttgtaacataaaaaaatttatacttgaattgaaattgaaagttcccaaaagatttttttttaataaaattattatttttcagaatTCGTTTCCCGGATCTGAACTGTATGTGGGTGGGCCCCAAGGACAAGAAGATTTACTATCCTCTAGAATTATTGGAAGTGTCGTATGGTCAGGTAATTTCATATCATCATTGTTTAACTTTCAGTTAGTCGACATTGCTTTTGAGTTAGCAGGAAATCTGtcaatttttaagttatttcttTCTCTATTAGTACTAGTCCCAGgaattatattcattttttatcttgAATTTTGTCATGACATATCGGCCGTTTAATAACAATGCGTCGCCTAGCAACAGACAAGACGAGAGGCATGTATCAGTATCCTTTTTTAAAATTGAGTTATTATTCCATTTataggatgttttatttttattttactttcaatAATTATCAGTGCTTTAGCGTCTTCTTATGCTTTCCCTTCCTTACTAAGAGACGTTCGCTCATCGCTGGTCTCATAAGTTATAACCCAGAAATATCAGTCGCTGATCTAATAGTCGACTGTGTTCTCTAATGCGTTCCTATGttcctacctacaagatggcaaaaagttatcgaacaaaatggtatataca
The genomic region above belongs to Pararge aegeria chromosome 11, ilParAegt1.1, whole genome shotgun sequence and contains:
- the LOC120627312 gene encoding protein argonaute-2-like isoform X2; translation: MVRDDADLLLSPIYRSKNKNKQKGPVSGEGDSSTAEAAQSQAQSGSTIQTPVETPETKGADKAVEKEPPKVESVPAQQKQEIVQEEEDGGLGLGKGGGKKRPRKKKSMAAAAAASAGAATTPTAVPADASTSAHQPHVQQSDTITRPDEKVAFPPPGVGRARGSWAASSRAAQQNPPAFAPQQAVQATPPAFVPQASSSSGRGQGRGSAAFEQKAQVVGAPPGPTPKASGSRFEIPAKIPGGVVPAMKTRVVCNYLEMKIQPIKVNRYDVLISPDRPKKLLRKVFTQAKMLKFPKHVVAFDQRKNCYSLVPLWTSSDERCSIKVQILDDNDAKMDFEVSLKNTGVVDMGTIINHMKTHGTSLNSPMEAIQCVDVILQQGTLENYVRAGRQFFRRPRNPIDLSFGLEMWTGLFQSAVFTSQAFINIDVAHKGFPRQQSLVDAVVNDFRLNPKQPLDRQRGVEMFNQFIKGLRVKANIGGTGVKQREFICNSIVAPPNKLFFNLTDSEGKTTREISVLKYFEIEKKCRIRFPDLNCMWVGPKDKKIYYPLELLEVSYGQALNKQLNEKQLSTMVREAATPPSDRLQKIKDVIRDMNYSANPFFKHFKLEIDNKFFQVDAKVLEAPKIDIGTGRSVEPRRGVWQANRFLRPSALESWGFIAVEVDPNSCNCDNVIQLIMRVGRQMGMAVAAPALTKFNVTQCELRNVLLDAQDKRLNFMFIVISGRDKDAYHKIKRKAELEVGILTQCIKEMTVSRRMNEQTVRNILLKVNSKLMGINQALDSRSMPQCIKSGDVMVVGADVTHPSPDQMSVPSIAAVTASIDPKCFIYHIEMSIQTPKHEIIVDFENMMFDHLRIYKNRQKCLPKKIFVFRDGVSEGQFAQVMNSELVAVHRAYARHDRVNKPEILFLLVQKRHHTRFFMGEQNPQNVEPGTVVDTHIVHPKELDFYLVSHQAIKGTARPTRYHAVCNDGNIPANEVEQLTYYLCHLYSRCSRSVSYPTPTYYAHLACFRAKSLTFGDRYENVDLDKKPIRLRVLDRMLECSRMFFV
- the LOC120627312 gene encoding protein argonaute-2-like isoform X3; amino-acid sequence: MVRGSKNKNKQKGPVSGEGDSSTAEAAQSQAQSGSTIQTPVETPETKGADKAVEKEPPKVESVPAQQKQEIVQEEEDGGLGLGKGGGKKRPRKKKSMAAAAAASAGAATTPTAVPADASTSAHQPHVQQSDTITRPDEKVAFPPPGVGRARGSWAASSRAAQQNPPAFAPQQAVQATPPAFVPQASSSSGRGQGRGSAAFEQKAQVVGAPPGPTPKASGSRFEIPAKIPGGVVPAMKTRVVCNYLEMKIQPIKVNRYDVLISPDRPKKLLRKVFTQAKMLKFPKHVVAFDQRKNCYSLVPLWTSSDERCSIKVQILDDNDAKMDFEVSLKNTGVVDMGTIINHMKTHGTSLNSPMEAIQCVDVILQQGTLENYVRAGRQFFRRPRNPIDLSFGLEMWTGLFQSAVFTSQAFINIDVAHKGFPRQQSLVDAVVNDFRLNPKQPLDRQRGVEMFNQFIKGLRVKANIGGTGVKQREFICNSIVAPPNKLFFNLTDSEGKTTREISVLKYFEIEKKCRIRFPDLNCMWVGPKDKKIYYPLELLEVSYGQALNKQLNEKQLSTMVREAATPPSDRLQKIKDVIRDMNYSANPFFKHFKLEIDNKFFQVDAKVLEAPKIDIGTGRSVEPRRGVWQANRFLRPSALESWGFIAVEVDPNSCNCDNVIQLIMRVGRQMGMAVAAPALTKFNVTQCELRNVLLDAQDKRLNFMFIVISGRDKDAYHKIKRKAELEVGILTQCIKEMTVSRRMNEQTVRNILLKVNSKLMGINQALDSRSMPQCIKSGDVMVVGADVTHPSPDQMSVPSIAAVTASIDPKCFIYHIEMSIQTPKHEIIVDFENMMFDHLRIYKNRQKCLPKKIFVFRDGVSEGQFAQVMNSELVAVHRAYARHDRVNKPEILFLLVQKRHHTRFFMGEQNPQNVEPGTVVDTHIVHPKELDFYLVSHQAIKGTARPTRYHAVCNDGNIPANEVEQLTYYLCHLYSRCSRSVSYPTPTYYAHLACFRAKSLTFGDRYENVDLDKKPIRLRVLDRMLECSRMFFV